From the Lathyrus oleraceus cultivar Zhongwan6 chromosome 4, CAAS_Psat_ZW6_1.0, whole genome shotgun sequence genome, one window contains:
- the LOC127073828 gene encoding uncharacterized protein LOC127073828, whose product MDRQWRPNPRPIQYQNNLCPNCFIQHFPFCPSPSPNWPPPPNPTVPYDADFDRTFKKPRIHDDERRLKLIRDHGFNPPPFQHPHHAYVAPSPPPPPPPPPPQHHCDAFPPPPPPHLHNASTPSYHPQQHHSEINAPYHDHNFHFQAQQANHHHNNSNHNLNARELHNPYPYPYQNHHPNGNSNSFSENTGQMEASRFFRNMPPLPTSPPPPLPLDPPNNQLKTYFSPPKKPHSLFPVTSSVAHEPHPFPQPYFHSNKPHHPEFSTGFPIEEPSKQYLGDAQPFPLNRLSDEKPKFVDASQLFRKPLRTSRPDHFVIILRGLPGSGKSYLAKMLRDLEVENGGDAPRIHSMDDYFMTEVEKVDDNDGSKSSSSGRNKRPVTKKVMEYCYEPEMEEAYRSSMLKAFKKTVDEGAFTFIIVDDRNLRVADFAQFWATAKRSGYEVYILEATYKDPVGCAARNVHGFTQQDIEKMAEQWEDSPSLYLQLDVKSLFHGDDLKENRIQEVDMDMEDDLDDALLAAQGREADKAVDPSIRDEGSIKDGKRWDAEEEHPTEVRELGKSKWSEDFGEDEHYQTEGMKGNNNALSGLIHQYGKERKSVHWGDQVGKTGFSIGTARKVTALSLVIGPGAGYNLKSNPLSEEESPTQNIAEPKKHSTFQERIRAERESFKAVFDGRRPRI is encoded by the exons ATGGATCGTCAATGGCGTCCCAATCCCAGACCAATCCAATACCAAAACAATCTCTGCCCTAATTGCTTTATCCAACACTTCCCTTTTTGCCCTTCCCCCTCCCCTAATTGGCCACCACCACCTAACCCTACCGTCCCTTACGACGCCGATTTCGATAGAACCTTCAAAAAACCTAGAATCCATGATGACGAACGAAGATTGAAGCTCATTCGCGATCACGGTTTCAATCCACCTCCATTTCAACATCCTCATCACGCTTACGTCGCACCCTCTCCGCcgccaccaccaccaccaccaccaccgcAACATCACTGTGACGCATTTCCACCACCGCCGCCGCCACATCTTCACAACGCTTCTACTCCGAGTTATCATCCTCAACAACACCACAGCGAGATCAACGCCCCTTACCACGATCACAATTTCCACTTTCAAGCTCAACAAGCGAATCATCATCATAATAATAGTAATCATAACTTGAACGCAAGAGAATTGCACAATCCTTATCCATATCCATATCAAAATCATCACCCTAATGGCAATAGCAACAGTTTTTCTGAGAATACCGGTCAAATGGAAGCTTCTAGATTCTTCAGGAACATGCCTCCTCTTCCTACTTCTCCGCCGCCACCTCTTCCATTGGATCCACCCAATAATCAGCTCAAAACATACTTTTCTCCACCTAAGAAACCGCATTCTCTTTTTCCTGTTACTTCTTCCGTTGCTCATGAACCTCATCCGTTTCCCCAACCTTATTTTCACAGTAATAAACCCCACCATCCAGAATTTTCCACTGGCTTTCCTATAGAG GAACCCTCAAAACAGTACCTGGGAGATGCTCAACCTTTTCCACTGAATCGATTGTCTGATGAGAAGCCTAAGTTTGTTGATGCTTCCCAGTTATTCCGGAAGCCACTTCGAACTTCACGTCCTGACCATTTTGTGATCATACTTCGTGGGTTACCAG GCAGTGGTAAGAGTTACTTGGCAAAGATGTTGCGTGATCTAGAAGTCGAAAATGGTGGTGATGCTCCACGAATTCATTCTATGGATGACTATTTTATGACTGAGGTTGAAAAG GTTGATGATAATGATGGATCAAAATCTTCAAGTTCAGGAAGAAACAAGAGGCCTGTAACAAAAAAGGTCATGGAGTATTGTTATGAACCTGAAATGGAGGAG GCTTATCGGTCAAGCATGTTGAAAGCATTCAAGAAAACTGTTGACGAGGGAGCCTTTACCTTTATTATAG TGGATGACCGCAATCTGCGGGTAGCTGATTTTGCTCAATTTTGGGCAACTGCAAAG AGATCGGGTTACGAAGTTTACATTTTAGAAGCTACTTACAAGGATCCAGTG GGTTGTGCTGCTAGGAATGTCCATGGATTTACACAGCAAGACATAGAGAAAATGGCTGAGCAATGGGAAGACTCTCCATCCTTGTATCTGCAGCTTGATGTGAAG TCACTATTTCATGGAGATGATTTAAAAGAAAACAGAATACAGGAG GTTGACATGGATATGGAGGATGATCTTGATGATGCTTTACTTGCAGCGCAAGGCAGAGAAGCTGACAAAGCTGTTGACCCTTCTATCAGGGATGAAG GCTCCATAAAGGATGGGAAGAGATGGGATGCTGAAGAGGAACATCCAACAGAAGTCAGAGAACTGGGTAAAAGCAAATGGTCAGAAGATTTTGGTGAAGATGAACACTACCAAACTGAAGGTATGAAGGGCAATAATAATGCTCTGTCTGGGTTAATTCATCAATATGGCAAGGAAAGAAAATCTGTACATTGGGGTGATCAG GTTGGCAAAACAGGATTTTCAATTGGGACTGCAAGGAAGGTAACCGCATTGTCTTTAGTGATTGGTCCTGGTGCTGGATACAACCTG AAGTCAAATCCTTTATCTGAAGAGGAAAGTCCAACCCAAAACATCGCAGAACCAAAGAAGCACAGCACATTTCAGGAACGAATCCGGGCTGAACGTGAATCATTCAAAGCTGTCTTTGATGGGAGACGTCCACGGATTTGA
- the LOC127073827 gene encoding delta-1-pyrroline-5-carboxylate dehydrogenase 12A1, mitochondrial — MMNLFLTRAARVSSLTKHNAVAAFNSSRCVHSLPLAATVEAEEISGAKPAEVLNLVQGKWIGSSNWNTILDPLNGEPFIKVAEVEESGIQPFVESLSSCPKHGLHNPFKAPERYLMYGDITTKAAHMLSLPKVTDFFARLIQRVSPKSYQQAFSEVYVTQKFLENFCGDQVRFLARSFSVPGNHLGQQSHGFRWPYGPVAIITPFNFPLEIPVLQLMGALYMGNKPVLKVDSKVSIVMEQMLRLLHSCGLPVEDVDFINCDGKTMNKLLLEANPRMTLFTGSSRVAEKLADDLKGRVKLEDAGFDWKILGPDVHQEDYVAWVCDQDAYACSGQKCSAQSLLIMHENWSKTSLVSKLKELAERRKLADLTIGPVLTFTTDALLEHTKNLLEIPGSKLLFGGQPLEDHTIPQIYGAIKPTAVYVPLEEIMKDNKNYELVTKEIFGPFQVVTDYKDHQLPIVLEALEKMHAHLTAAVVSNDPLFLQEVIGKSVNGTTYAGLRARTTGAPQNHWFGPAGDPRGAGIGTPEAIKLVWSCHREVIYDYGPVSKDWEIPPST; from the exons ATGATGAACCTTTTTCTTACCAGAGCCGCTAGGGTTTCTTCTCTTACCAAACACAATGCTGTTGCTGCTTTCAATTCGTCTCG GTGTGTCCATTCATTACCACTTGCGGCCACAGTAGAAGCAGAAGAGATATCTGGTGCAAAGCCTGCTGAAGTTTTGAACTTGG TGCAGGGTAAATGGATTGGATCATCAAACTGGAATACAATTCTGGATCCTTTAAATGGAGAGCCATTTATTAAAGTTGCTGAAGTTGAGGAATCAGGCATTCAG CCCTTTGTAGAAAGCTTGTCCAGCTGTCCCAAACATGGTCTACACAATCCCTTTAAGGCACCAGAGAG ATATCTTATGTATGGAGACATAACTACTAAGGCAGCTCACATGCTATCACTTCCTAAG GTTACAGATTTCTTTGCAAGGCTAATACAAAGAGTTTCTCCAAAGAGTTATCAGCAGGCATTTTCTGAAGTTTATGTGACGCAAAAATTTCTGGAGAATTTCTGCGGAGATCAG GTTCGCTTCCTGGCTAGGTCTTTTTCAGTACCTGGAAATCATCTTGGACAGCAAAGTCATGGCTTTCGTTGGCCATATGGTCCG GTGGCAATTATTACTCCTTTTAATTTCCCCCTAGAGATTCCAGTCCTTCAATTAATGGGTGCACTTTATATGGGCAACAAGCCAGTCCTTAAAGTCGATAGCAAG GTGAGCATTGTTATGGAACAAATGCTGCGCCTTCTTCATTCCTGTGGCTTACCTGTAGAGGATGTAGACTTCATAAATTGTGATGGAAAGACAATGAACAAGCTGCTGCTAGAG GCAAATCCAAGAATGACCCTTTTCACGGGTAGTTCAAGAGTGGCAGAGAAGTTGGCTGATGACTTGAAGGGCCGTGTTAAATTAGAAGATGCTGGGTTTGACTGGAAAATATTGGGCCCTGATGTTCATCAG GAAGATTACGTTGCATGGGTATGTGACCAGGATGCATATGCATGCAGCGGTCAAAAGTGCTCGGCACAATCATTGTTAATTATGCACGAG AACTGGTCTAAGACTTCCTTGGTATCTAAGTTGAAAGAACTTGCTGAGAGAAGAAAGCTAGCAGACTTGACAATTGGCCCAGTCCTTACT TTTACAACTGATGCGTTGCTAGAACACACAAAAAATTTACTTGAGATACCAGGATCAAAGTTGCTCTTTGGTGGTCAGCCTTTGGAGGATCATACAATTCCACAAATTTATGGTGCTATTAAACCAACTGCAGTTTATGTTCCTCTTGAGGAAATTATGAAGGATAATAAGAATTATGAGCTTGTGACAAAAGAAATATTTGGACCTTTTCAG GTTGTTACTGACTACAAAGACCATCAACTCCCAATTGTGTTGGAGGCTTTGGAAAAAATGCATGCACACTTAACTGCCGCCGTAGTTTCAAACGATCCTTTATTTTTACAA GAAGTGATTGGGAAATCAGTAAATGGCACTACTTACGCAGGTCTAAGAGCAAGAACAACTGGAGCTCCACAAAACCACTG GTTTGGACCTGCTGGTGACCCCAGAGGTGCAGGAATTGGAACACCTGAGGCTATAAAACTTGTATGGTCTTGCCATAGAGAAGTAATTTATGATTATGGACCAGTATCAAAGGATTGGGAAATTCCTCCTTCAACCTGA
- the LOC127073829 gene encoding probable pectate lyase P59 produces METLKLRLLFLYVFYLAIFPTFEANIVHFDQHWQRRSHEAKKAAHKAHQLNPQGVAATFNNHVHRLFSGFNGTRRSLGRKSQNKGPCKATNPIDSCWRCDPNWEKNRKKLADCALGFGQGTTGGKDGKIYVVSDPSDNDLVNPKPGTLRYAAIQKEPLWIIFKHSMNIVLKAELLLTDHKTIDARGANVHISGGAQITMQYVRNIIIHGLHVHDIKQGSGGLMRDSMSHFGQRSMSDGDGISVFGASHIWIDHISMWNCYDGLIDVVAGSTAITISNCHMTHQDHVMLFGASDGFSGDQISQITVAFNHFGKGLIQRMPRCRWGFFHIVNNDYTHWLMYAIGGSTHPTILSQGNRFIAPPNPNAKEVTKRDYSPESVWKNWNWISENDLMMNGAFFIQSGKKVATMGKDGILPKPGSFAAELTKYSGSIKCEVNKPC; encoded by the exons ATGGAAACTTTAAAGCTTAGATTGCTTTTTTTGTATGTATTTTATCTTGCTATATTCCCTACCTTTGAAGCTAACATAGTTCACTTCGACCAACACTGGCAAAGACGGTCACATGAAGCCAAAAAAGCTGCACATAAGGCTCACCAGTTAAACCCTCAGGGTGTTGCTGCTACTTTCAATAACCATGTCCACAG GCTTTTCAGTGGTTTCAATGGTACAAGGAGGAGTTTAGGCAGAAAATCCCAAAACAAAGGTCCATGCAAAGCGACAAATCCCATCGATAGTTGCTGGAGATGTGATCCTAACTGGGAAAAGAATCGCAAGAAGCTAGCAGATTGTGCTCTTGGTTTTGGCCAAGGCACGACAGGAGGCAAAGATGGTAAAATCTATGTTGTCTCTGATCCGTCCGACAACGATCTTGTTAACCCGAAACCAGGGACGTTGCGATACGCAGCCATTCAAAAAGAGCCATTATGGATCATTTTTAAACATAGCATGAACATCGTATTGAAAGCGGAGCTTCTACTAACGGATCACAAGACCATAGATGCACGTGGTGCAAATGTTCATATTAGTGGAGGTGCTCAAATAACAATGCAATATGTGAGAAACATCATCATTCATGGGTTACATGTACATGATATTAAACAAGGTAGTGGTGGACTCATGAGAGACTCGATGAGTCACTTTGGACAACGTTCGATGAGTGATGGTGATGGAATTTCAGTGTTTGGAGCTAGTCATATTTGGATAGATCACATTTCAATGTGGAATTGTTATGATGGTTTGATTGACGTCGTAGCGGGATCAACTGCTATAACCATTTCCAACTGTCATATGACACATCAAGACCAT GTTATGTTATTTGGAGCAAGTGATGGGTTCTCAGGAGATCAAATATCGCAAATAACAGTAGCTTTCAACCATTTTGGGAAAGGATTGATACAGAGAATGCCAAGGTGCAGATGGGGTTTCTTTCATATTGTTAACAATGATTACACTCATTGGCTTATGTATGCGATTGGTGGTAGCACACATCCTACTATACTCAGCCAGGGTAACAGGTTTATTGCTCCTCCGAACCCAAATGCAAAAGAG GTGACAAAGAGGGATTATTCGCCTGAAAGTGTGTGGAAGAATTGGAATTGGATATCAGAGAATGACTTGATGATGAATGGAGCGTTTTTTATACAGTCTGGAAAAAAGGTTGCAACTATGGGCAAAGATGGCATTTTGCCAAAGCCTGGGAGTTTTGCAGCAGAACTTACTAAATATTCAGGTTCTATAAAATGTGAAGTAAACAAGCCATGTTGA